The following proteins are co-located in the Scomber scombrus chromosome 2, fScoSco1.1, whole genome shotgun sequence genome:
- the LOC134000103 gene encoding zinc finger and SCAN domain-containing protein 29-like isoform X1, with translation MESKSIPWSFDEVQTFLCVVAEERIQRELNGATRNARVYQEVAQLLAAHGYHRSMKQCREKLKKFKSDYRAIKDHNGRGGSDRKTWKWFDQMDAIYGHRPASNGREGATTVLGAMMKDGKRKRSLFTQDMAVRKDLEQQELNRAQRERHIQLLLEEARKGREQEAELRRQESAQTASFNEAFLGMLGQLVQAVNNRT, from the exons ATGGAGTCTAAAAGTATACCGTGGTCATTTGATGAGGTGCAGACGTTTCTGTGTGTCGTGGCAGAAGAGAGGATCCAGCGAGAGCTCAATGGAGCGACCCGGAATGCGAGGGTTTATCAGGAGGTCGCCCAGTTGTTAGCCGCTCACGGATACCACCGGTCAATGAAACAGTGCCGGGAGAAACTTAAAAAATTCAAGAGCGACTATCGGGCAATAAAGGACCACAACGGCCGGGGTGGGTCGGACCGCAAGACGTGGAAGTGGTTCGATCAAATGGACGCTATTTATGGTCACCGACCGGCGAGCAACGGGAGGGAGGGTGCCACGACTGTGCTGGGAGCCATGATGAAAGATg GCAAAAGAAAAAGGAGCCTGTTCACACAGGATATGGCTGTAAGgaaag ATTTGGAACAGCAGGAGCTGAACCGGGCCCAGCGTGAACGCCATATTCAGTTGCTCTTGGAGGAAGCTCGAAAAGGAAGGGAGCAGGAAGCTGAGTTGAGGCGTCAGGAGAGCGCACAGACTGCTTCATTTAATGAAGCATTCCTTGGAATGCTGGGCCAGCTTGTCCAGGCCGTGAACAATCGCACATGA
- the LOC134000103 gene encoding zinc finger and SCAN domain-containing protein 29-like isoform X2: MESKSIPWSFDEVQTFLCVVAEERIQRELNGATRNARVYQEVAQLLAAHGYHRSMKQCREKLKKFKSDYRAIKDHNGRGGSDRKTWKWFDQMDAIYGHRPASNGREGATTVLGAMMKDDLEQQELNRAQRERHIQLLLEEARKGREQEAELRRQESAQTASFNEAFLGMLGQLVQAVNNRT, translated from the exons ATGGAGTCTAAAAGTATACCGTGGTCATTTGATGAGGTGCAGACGTTTCTGTGTGTCGTGGCAGAAGAGAGGATCCAGCGAGAGCTCAATGGAGCGACCCGGAATGCGAGGGTTTATCAGGAGGTCGCCCAGTTGTTAGCCGCTCACGGATACCACCGGTCAATGAAACAGTGCCGGGAGAAACTTAAAAAATTCAAGAGCGACTATCGGGCAATAAAGGACCACAACGGCCGGGGTGGGTCGGACCGCAAGACGTGGAAGTGGTTCGATCAAATGGACGCTATTTATGGTCACCGACCGGCGAGCAACGGGAGGGAGGGTGCCACGACTGTGCTGGGAGCCATGATGAAAGATg ATTTGGAACAGCAGGAGCTGAACCGGGCCCAGCGTGAACGCCATATTCAGTTGCTCTTGGAGGAAGCTCGAAAAGGAAGGGAGCAGGAAGCTGAGTTGAGGCGTCAGGAGAGCGCACAGACTGCTTCATTTAATGAAGCATTCCTTGGAATGCTGGGCCAGCTTGTCCAGGCCGTGAACAATCGCACATGA
- the LOC133999707 gene encoding E3 ubiquitin-protein ligase TRIM39-like, protein MSAASCLRSEDQFLCSICLDVFTDPVTTSCGHNFCKNCINEHWNSNDQYLCPMCKKVFYTRPELHINTFISEMVSQFRQEAQQKASSSSSEQQAAKPGEVPCDVCTGTKLKALKSCLVCLTSYCETHLEPHLTALGLKRHQLIVPVKNLEDRMCMKHDKPLELFCKTDQTCVCMLCSVLDHKTHDFVPLKEEYEGKKAELGKTEAEIQEMIQKRRLKIEEIKHSVDLSEEAADREKAEGVQVFTTLKESVERSLNKFIETIEEKQRTTEKQAEDFIKELEQEISELKKRSSEVEKLSHSEDHLHLLQNFPSLKAAPPTKDWTELSVRPSYEGTVVKAVVQLEETLSKQMKKLIEAELKRVQQYAVDVTLDPDTAHPGVILSDDGKQVYCGDVKKKNLPDNPERFSYCVSVLGKQSLSSGRFYFEVQVKEKTGWDLGVARESINRKGLTLSPEDGFWTICLRNKNEHKALDDPLVNLSLKSRPQKVGVFVDYEEGLVSFCDVDAAALIYSFTGCSFTEKLYPYFSPGLNDDGKNSNPLIISQLNH, encoded by the coding sequence gtggacacaacttctgcaaaaactgcatcaatgaacACTGGAACAGTAATGACCAGTACCTGTGTCCAATGTGTAAAAAGGTTTTCTACACAAGACCTGAACTTCACATCAACACTTTCATCTCTGAGATGGTttctcagttcagacaggaagctcaacagaaagccagcagcagcagctcagagcaacaagctgccaaaccaggagaagttccctgtgacgtctgtactggaaccaaactgaaggccctgaagtcctgtctggtgtgtctgacctcctactgtgagactcacctggagcctcatctgacagctttaggtctgaaaagacatcagctgatCGTCCCTGTGAagaacctggaagacaggatgtgtatgaagcacgataaacctctggagctgttctgtaagaccgaccagacatgtgtctgcatgctctgctctgttttagaccacaagacacatgactttgttcctctgaaagaagaatatgaaggaaagaaggcagagctggggaagacagaggctgaaattcaggagatgatccagaagagacgactgaagattgaagagatcaaacactcagttgacctcagtgaggaagctgcagacagagagaaagcagaaggtgtTCAGGTCTTCACCACTCTGAAGGAGTCTGTTGAGAGAAGCCTGAATAAGTTCATTGAGACGattgaagagaagcaaagaacaacagagaaacaggctgaagacttcatcaaagagctggaacaggaaatctctgagctgaagaagagaagctctgaggtggagaagctctcacactctgaagaccacctccacctcctccaaaacttcccgtccctgaaagctgctccacccaccaaagactggacagaACTCAGCGTCCGTCCATCATATGAGGGGACTGTGGTGAAAGCTGTGGTTCAGCTGGAGGAGACGCtcagtaaacagatgaagaagctgattgaggctgagctgaagagggtccagcagtatgcagtggatgtgactcttgatcctgatacagcaCATCCTGGAGTCATCTtgtctgatgatgggaaacaagtTTACTGTGGtgatgtgaagaagaagaatctcCCAGACAACCCAGAGAGATTTTCttattgtgtgagtgtgttaggaaagcagagtttgtcttcaggcagattttactttgaggttcaggttaaagagaAGACTGGCTGGGATTTAGGAGTGGCCAGAGAGTCGATCAACAGGAAAGGACTCACTCTGAGTCCTGAAGATGGTTTCTGGACTATATGTTTAAGGAACAAAAATGAGCACAAAGCTCTTGATGACCCTTTGGTCAATCTTTCTCTGAAGTCTCGtcctcagaaggtgggggtgtttgtagattatgaggagggtctggtctccttttgtgacgtagatgctgcagctctgatctactcctttactggctgctccttcactgagaaactATACCCATACTTCAGTCCTGGCCTTAATGATGATGGTAAAAACTCCAACCCTCTGATTATATCTCAACTCAATCACTAA